The genomic stretch AACCCCAAACTTACAATCCCTGAAATTAGCACACTCAACTTAGCAATCCCAGTCTAATTCCAACCTTTGATCCGTTTTAGTAGAAATTTGCAGACGTGGCTAGTCAGACCCTGGGATTGTTGACTTGAGCGGGCCCACTGCCAGGTTGGGCTCGACCGGCTCGCTGAGGAATGAGGGTTCTAGTTGGACCGCATAATTTGGGGAAAGAGGATTCACGAGAGCAGAGgagagcgggcggcggcggcagccggagGGCCGTCTACACCAGCTGGAGTACGCGATGGAGGGGATCAGTAACGCCGGCTCGACCCTCGATCGGCATCCTCGCGGCGGATGGCGTGGTCCTCGTCAACACCGCTCACCTCCACACCCATCTTTACCTGCTCGCCTACCAGGAGCCCATCGTCGTCTAGCTAGCAGCTCGTCGGGGCCAACAGCCAAGCCTCCCAATCCATGCTCTAGAAGGACTAGCGGCCGCGGCGGCATCACCCGCGAGGATGCCGTTTCCCTCGCTCTCAAGGTCCTCAGCACAAGACCATGGAGGCATGGACTCCACCTGCCTGACGGCCGAGCTGGCCGAGGTGATCCAGCAGCCGGGCACTGGGGAGGTGCAGTACCAGCTGTGCTCCCTCCACGCGATGGACAAGCTGCTTGACAAGGCCTGGCTTGCACAGCCTGCGCCCGAGGCATGATCTACAGATCTTGTTCGCTACAGTTTTTTCTCAGGTTTGGATTCGTCAGCACAGATGATCAATGCAATGCAAGCTCAGCTTGTACAAAATGCGATCGTTTTTCCTTGTCGTCACGATCTAAACCGGCGGCAGCGTTCATCTGCTCATGTACGTAGTGACTGGGCTGCTAGGACAGGGCGGCGAAAGAGACTTAACCAAAGCCTCAAACTAACCGATCCCAGCCACCTTTTTTTTTTCACATCGCCAATCCGCGTTTGGAATGGACCAAAGGTTGGAATTAGACTGGGTTTGCTAATTTGAGTGTGCTAACTTCAGGGATTGTAAGTTTGGGGTTTGATTTAGCTATGGTCTACAAGTACAAGGTTTAAAATGGACTTAACTCAGTTAGaatcaaagaaaaaacaaaagctCATCAACCAAATCAGAATAGACTCCTCTGTACACGACTCGTCTAGGCCTTCTTTACACCAGCGGtcgacgccggcgccgccgcccctccccacgTCGCGGGGATGGCTGGAGGTCACAGTCCCGTCCTCTCCGTCGCAGTTACCGCCCCCTCCCTCCATCGCAGGGATCGAGTGGAGAGTCACGGCTCCGTCATCTCTGTCGCAGCCCCCCTCCCCTCCATCACGGGGATCGCCGGCAGAATCACTGACCCGTCCCCTCCGTCGCTGGGGGATCGGCCGGAGTGTCGCTGGGATCGCCGGGAGCATCCAGCCCCTACCCCTACCCCCTACCTGACGAGCGCCGCCCGAGGTCACGGCGGACGCGTCTCTGCCTCCTCGTCCACCTCGCGCCCTTCGATCGCCTGGAGATGGTTCTTCATCTGCAAGATCCCAACCCGAATTTTCTCCTCCTTGGCCCAGTCTGGTGTAACGCCCCCGCTCTCCTCAACGGCGGGATCAGACCTCCAGCCTCAACAGTGGGATCCGAGTGGGCGGCCACCGCCATGCTCACCTGCGGGATTGGACACCGTCGCCTCAACACTGAAGGTCAGACTAGTGTGTGAACTTTGTTAGAGTCAAATTCAGTTTTTTTGTACGTCCGTCAGTCTCGTGTCTGCAACATGGATGAGTCAAATTCAGTGTTTCGAGTTTCTATCTCCTAGTGCCTAATCAAGGTGCCCCTGTCAAAAGAAGTAGAATAGAGCTGTATTTCTACATCGCAAATCACAAATGCATCTGTATCACTGTATGCACCTGCTAGCTTATGGTGTTCCCAAATCATACTGCTCTGAAATATCACATTCAGTTTCAGATATATCATTAACCTGCATACCAGCGAAAATATGTTATTTGCAGTATGCACACTACAATGGCCTTGGGCAGTAAATATATCGGCACTCGCATGAAATGGGTCAACTGTGAAGACCAGACATACAGCGGATCTGCAGTTCAGATGTATGGCAAATGTAATCTTCCAAAATTGCAGATCATGATTTGTGACCTGATACGGTACCTTCTATTCTCTTCCGTGtcaaaaggaaaaccatgatgcATCAGATAGTATCAACTGTAATTCATCCTAGTTTGATAATTGGAGGAGTAATAGATATGCAGGAGAGAACCGGACTACAATCATTTTGTCAAAAGAAAAATTGACATTAGCAATGGCAAGTACCTACAAACAAATAAATTTGATCGTCGAGCTATTGTGTCTCAGATTTTTAATACTCGGCGCTATTATGTGATCACTGAGCTATTATGTCTTACATATGGGTTAGCATTTCAAGTGTGACAATTGAGCTATTATGTCTCACATTTTTAATACTCCAGAGTTTTTTTTGAACTTTAATACTCAGAGTTTTTGGTGCGTCATAAAAGAAATAAATTTGCTGGAGCATGTTCTTGCTCACACAGATTTCAATTGTTGGATCCTACATCTTAGACAAATATGCTTATGACTATGCATGTATTCTACTTTAGATATGTTGCAATGAAGATTTTCATCTTATACAGGCCAGCGATGGTGGGAACCAGGGACTCGTCTTCCAGAttccagcagcagctggcggtcGTGACGGCCGGTGCTCGGATGCCCCATCATCAGGTTTGGCTCAGCTCCCACCTGAAACCGTACTGTTCATGCTAGTAGTTTGACCTGCTTGTTGCTATTTCTGCGGAGCCAGTTTGGATTCAATGGTCATGTCAGCCCGCAGCATTACGCTGCTATGGCACATGGGGTTGATTCCTACGACTTGGCGGCTGGTCATCTGGTACAAGGTGGATCCACTCACTAGATGTTGTTTCATTAAGCAAGATGACACTCACGATCTCAACTCAAGTAGCTGCGGATAGTGATGcttattgctttcttcattttttttcttaaattttttCCTTCCCCTATATAAGGTGGGTCTTGATGTTGTACAAATGAAATTAATGTACAGTGTGTGAATATAACTTTGGCATTTGCAGTGTTGTTCTCCTACTTGTGACATTTGGTTTCAGCAACTAAAACACGAACAGATCATCCAGTTTTGAGAACAAGCC from Lolium rigidum isolate FL_2022 chromosome 4, APGP_CSIRO_Lrig_0.1, whole genome shotgun sequence encodes the following:
- the LOC124705328 gene encoding uncharacterized protein LOC124705328, producing the protein MHTTMALGSKYIGTRMKWVNCEDQTYSGSAVQMYGKCNLPKLQIMICDLIRPAMVGTRDSSSRFQQQLAVVTAGARMPHHQFGFNGHVSPQHYAAMAHGVDSYDLAAGHLVQGGSTH